In Streptomyces sp. SID8374, one genomic interval encodes:
- a CDS encoding YihY/virulence factor BrkB family protein yields the protein MDWLKKLPVVGPLVSRLMETHAWRSYERLDRVHWARLAAAITFISFLALFPLIAVGAAIAAALLSDKQLDTIEEKLAEQVPGISDQLGIDGLVANAGTVGLVAGALLLFTGVGWIGSMRECLRAVWELDDVQEANPVVAKLKDAVLLVGLGGAALATLAVSTVGTTAVGWTADQLGIPEGGAGGILLRLAALVVAVIADFLLILYLLTLLPGVEPPRRRLVVAALIGAIGFELLKLLLGSYMKGVAGKSMYGAFGVPIALLLWINFSAKLLLFCAAWTATGSKAEEGVGRTEDAPETGTGDAPGAVAPGGSTRA from the coding sequence ATGGACTGGCTCAAGAAACTCCCCGTCGTCGGGCCGCTCGTCTCCCGGCTGATGGAGACGCACGCCTGGCGCTCCTACGAGCGGCTGGACCGGGTCCACTGGGCCAGGCTCGCCGCCGCGATCACCTTCATCAGCTTCCTGGCGCTCTTCCCGCTGATCGCGGTCGGCGCGGCGATCGCGGCCGCGCTGCTGAGCGACAAGCAGCTGGACACCATCGAGGAGAAGCTCGCCGAGCAGGTGCCGGGCATCTCCGACCAGCTCGGCATCGACGGTCTGGTGGCCAACGCGGGCACGGTCGGTCTGGTGGCCGGTGCGCTGCTGCTGTTCACCGGTGTCGGCTGGATCGGATCGATGCGGGAGTGCCTGCGCGCGGTCTGGGAGCTGGACGATGTCCAGGAGGCCAACCCGGTCGTCGCCAAGCTCAAGGACGCCGTGCTGCTGGTCGGCCTCGGCGGAGCGGCGCTCGCCACCCTGGCGGTCTCCACGGTCGGGACGACCGCCGTCGGCTGGACCGCCGACCAGCTCGGCATCCCCGAAGGCGGCGCGGGCGGCATCCTGCTCCGGCTGGCGGCCCTGGTGGTCGCGGTCATCGCCGACTTCCTGCTGATCCTCTACCTGCTGACGCTGCTGCCCGGGGTGGAGCCGCCCCGGCGCCGGCTGGTCGTCGCGGCCCTGATCGGCGCGATCGGCTTCGAACTGCTCAAGCTGCTGCTCGGCAGCTATATGAAGGGGGTCGCGGGCAAGAGCATGTACGGCGCGTTCGGCGTGCCGATCGCGCTGCTCCTGTGGATCAACTTCTCCGCGAAACTGCTGCTGTTCTGCGCCGCCTGGACCGCGACCGGCTCCAAGGCGGAGGAGGGCGTGGGCCGGACGGAGGACGCACCGGAGACCGGCACGGGGGATGCCCCCGGCGCCGTCGCACCGGGCGGCTCCACCCGCGCCTAG